One window from the genome of Anaerococcus sp. Marseille-Q7828 encodes:
- a CDS encoding putative glycoside hydrolase, producing MKKNKWILSLVFAIILGLSSCTNSSDKENITENKEISDSLEKTGESKTDQAKSDEETTKSDGLINEAIEREVGKPYEVGVTPDDYNMDYDTSRLHDLKAKKSKYYPEDGVKGLYLNSYSVNNPEVYNKIIEKLESTKLNSVVVDIKDDWGNVTMNFDTDDEDMKYSKIDIIDPKTFLEEMHSRGIYVIGRVTTFKDSIITERHPDWGFTLDDGSLWKNGHGEAFMNPFLKEVQDYDIKIAKLAAEAGFDEIQFDYVRFAEGFETFGDTLSYSRGEYEDTDDMEEGEKRVAAITGFVQRAREELQSYGTPMSIDVFGYALQVRRAEGIGQDFDQMANQTDAISSMIYPSHWGKWSFDIEKPDLEPYNLVYRYLEEEQEVLGALEHPPVSRPWIQDFTASWIGEGNWMEYDGEAVQAQIDAIYDKGQNEYLIWNASSEYSDGVDY from the coding sequence ATGAAAAAAAATAAGTGGATTTTATCCCTTGTTTTTGCCATTATCCTAGGTCTATCATCTTGTACCAATAGTAGTGATAAAGAAAATATTACTGAGAATAAAGAGATTAGTGATAGTCTAGAAAAGACTGGCGAAAGTAAGACAGATCAAGCAAAAAGTGATGAAGAAACTACTAAATCTGATGGATTAATCAATGAAGCCATAGAAAGAGAAGTAGGTAAACCTTATGAAGTGGGTGTCACACCAGATGATTACAATATGGACTATGATACTTCACGCTTGCACGATCTAAAAGCCAAGAAATCAAAATATTATCCAGAAGATGGAGTTAAGGGCTTATACTTGAACTCTTACAGTGTAAACAATCCAGAAGTATATAATAAGATTATAGAAAAACTTGAAAGTACAAAATTAAATTCAGTTGTTGTTGACATCAAGGATGACTGGGGCAATGTCACCATGAATTTTGATACAGATGATGAGGATATGAAGTACTCAAAGATTGATATAATTGATCCTAAGACCTTCTTAGAAGAAATGCATTCTAGAGGCATATATGTAATAGGCAGAGTTACCACTTTTAAAGATAGTATCATAACAGAAAGACACCCAGACTGGGGATTCACCTTAGATGATGGAAGTCTTTGGAAGAATGGTCATGGGGAAGCTTTTATGAATCCTTTCTTAAAGGAAGTTCAAGATTATGATATCAAAATTGCAAAGCTTGCTGCAGAAGCTGGATTTGATGAAATTCAGTTTGACTACGTGAGGTTTGCCGAAGGATTTGAAACCTTTGGAGACACTCTTTCTTATTCCAGAGGTGAATATGAAGATACGGATGACATGGAAGAAGGCGAGAAAAGAGTTGCAGCTATAACAGGATTTGTACAAAGAGCTCGTGAAGAACTACAATCTTATGGCACACCGATGTCAATAGATGTATTTGGCTATGCTCTACAAGTAAGAAGAGCTGAGGGTATAGGCCAAGATTTTGATCAGATGGCAAATCAAACAGATGCTATCTCATCAATGATTTATCCATCACACTGGGGTAAATGGTCATTTGACATAGAAAAGCCTGACCTAGAGCCATATAATCTTGTTTATAGATATCTAGAAGAAGAACAAGAGGTTTTGGGAGCGCTTGAGCACCCACCTGTATCTCGTCCATGGATCCAAGACTTCACAGCCAGCTGGATTGGTGAAGGTAATTGGATGGAATACGATGGAGAAGCAGTTCAAGCTCAAATCGATGCTATATATGACAAAGGACAAAATGAATATCTCATTTGGAATGCTTCTAGTGAGTATTCCGATGGAGTAGATTACTAA
- a CDS encoding DUF438 domain-containing protein, with product MKLDINENLESLINKNPKLKDELLELGFVGLDNPLMIKKMASKMSIKRGAKLLGIKEIESKLQALGYELEDSSFDKEIIDRKGKIKSYIKRLSAGEELESVRKDFKDNFDGVSSSEIMDAEESLLDEGMDKEEVRKLCDVHSALFHGMTIAEEKKIVYDNPVLNLFQDENNEIKDLILKTKAYFDGEICENPLEELQKLLNSHYRKKGDLIYPLLESKYNKSGPSEVMWGVDYEILRNIKKALKRNDKGLLEETIIRAEEMTYKEENILYPLLEENLSDEDYSNIYSDLKEYDQDSKNSDDEFVKETADKDDKYIYFSKGKMRVDQLEAMLDTLEIEITYVDEKDINSYYNNPRENKIFKRPQSSLGREVYSCHPPQALPKVKKIIGDLKSGARDKVVVIRDIGGSDYTVSYYGVWDKEGNYKGILETVQNMDFYKNYLKKWNKL from the coding sequence ATGAAATTAGATATTAATGAAAATTTGGAAAGTTTAATAAATAAAAATCCTAAGTTAAAAGACGAATTATTGGAACTTGGTTTTGTTGGTCTAGATAATCCTTTGATGATAAAAAAAATGGCATCTAAAATGTCCATTAAAAGAGGCGCTAAGTTATTAGGAATAAAGGAGATAGAATCAAAATTACAAGCACTTGGTTATGAACTTGAAGATTCATCTTTTGATAAAGAAATAATAGATAGAAAAGGAAAAATTAAATCTTATATTAAAAGATTGTCAGCTGGTGAAGAACTTGAATCAGTAAGGAAAGATTTTAAAGATAACTTTGATGGTGTATCTTCCTCAGAAATAATGGATGCAGAAGAATCACTATTAGATGAAGGAATGGATAAGGAAGAGGTAAGAAAATTATGTGACGTCCACTCTGCTTTATTTCATGGCATGACTATTGCAGAAGAGAAAAAAATAGTGTATGACAACCCAGTACTTAATCTTTTCCAAGATGAAAATAATGAGATTAAAGATTTAATTTTAAAAACAAAAGCATATTTTGATGGAGAAATTTGTGAAAATCCCTTGGAAGAATTGCAAAAGCTTCTAAATAGTCACTATAGGAAAAAAGGCGATTTAATATATCCTCTATTAGAGTCAAAATATAATAAATCTGGTCCATCAGAAGTGATGTGGGGTGTTGATTATGAGATTTTAAGAAATATAAAAAAGGCCCTCAAAAGAAATGACAAAGGTTTATTAGAGGAAACTATAATAAGGGCAGAAGAAATGACATATAAGGAAGAAAATATACTATATCCTCTGCTAGAAGAGAATTTATCTGATGAAGATTACTCAAATATATATAGCGATTTGAAAGAATATGATCAAGATAGCAAAAACAGTGATGATGAATTTGTCAAAGAAACTGCCGATAAAGATGATAAGTATATATACTTTTCAAAAGGGAAAATGAGAGTTGATCAACTTGAAGCAATGCTTGATACATTAGAAATTGAGATAACTTATGTAGACGAAAAAGATATTAACTCTTATTACAATAATCCTAGAGAAAACAAAATCTTTAAAAGACCACAATCTTCCCTAGGAAGGGAAGTATATTCTTGCCATCCACCTCAAGCACTACCCAAAGTTAAAAAGATTATTGGAGACTTAAAATCTGGTGCTAGGGATAAAGTTGTTGTAATTAGAGACATAGGTGGAAGTGATTATACAGTAAGCTATTATGGAGTTTGGGATAAAGAAGGTAATTACAAGGGGATTCTAGAAACTGTTCAGAATATGGATTTCTACAAGAATTATCTAAAAAAATGGAATAAACTGTAA
- the dnaG gene encoding DNA primase, with protein sequence MAMISDTTIELIRSRANIVDIISEYTDLKRSGSSFKGLCPFHNEKTPSFTVDDRKQLFHCFGCGAGGDVVSFIMQKEGLSYKESLEYLANKTGVTITYNDSSSQNPKNKELYEINKDVMMFYYKNLLTNKDAINYLKKRGLSSSIVNKFMLGFAKNSWDDLLNYCEYKGYDKNDLEDIGLIKKSSKGKYYDKYRNRIIFPIINHYGNVIGFGGRSIDDQMPKYLNSPESSIFKKRYNLYGLNVYKRQKKKDIILVEGYMDVIALNNHGIDYAVASLGTALTDDQAKLIKRYADNIYICYDRDGAGMKATDKACDIFLNNGVVAKVIVLEEGLDPDDFIKKYGQEKFLGKKNQSLDVYNYKYNKILDLYSKANENEKFEKLDLFIEFLASIDKDLTREIFINNVSTLFNIDKSTLNEAINKYSTDTGNKVNYSNKKNKIIIPEKKKSFNTIELEILRLIFNQKDDYLSKKEFFDQYLKDEKVLNVKDFILNKDVSKFDQNDDDYNYIFDYISDDTNPIQISELIDKIRLFEKRQKLFELKAHRKKAKRSTNE encoded by the coding sequence ATGGCTATGATTTCAGATACGACAATAGAGCTAATAAGGTCAAGGGCCAATATAGTTGATATTATCAGCGAATATACTGATTTAAAGAGGTCTGGATCTTCTTTTAAGGGTTTATGTCCATTTCATAATGAAAAAACACCATCATTTACTGTTGATGATAGGAAACAATTATTTCACTGCTTCGGTTGTGGAGCAGGTGGAGATGTTGTTTCTTTTATTATGCAAAAAGAGGGCCTGTCATACAAGGAAAGCCTAGAATATTTGGCTAATAAAACAGGAGTTACTATTACTTATAATGATAGCTCGTCACAAAATCCCAAGAACAAGGAGCTTTATGAAATAAACAAAGATGTGATGATGTTTTATTACAAGAATTTGCTAACAAATAAGGATGCAATAAACTATCTAAAAAAAAGAGGCCTATCATCTTCAATTGTTAATAAATTTATGCTAGGATTTGCTAAAAATTCCTGGGATGACTTGCTAAATTACTGTGAATACAAGGGCTATGATAAAAACGATTTGGAAGATATAGGACTTATCAAAAAGTCTTCTAAGGGCAAATATTATGATAAGTACAGAAATAGGATAATTTTCCCAATAATAAACCACTATGGTAATGTTATAGGTTTTGGTGGTAGAAGTATAGATGATCAAATGCCAAAATATCTTAACTCTCCTGAATCTAGTATATTTAAGAAAAGATACAATCTCTATGGCTTAAATGTCTATAAGAGACAAAAAAAGAAAGATATCATCCTTGTGGAAGGCTATATGGATGTCATAGCTTTAAATAATCATGGTATAGATTATGCTGTTGCAAGCCTTGGTACTGCCTTAACAGATGATCAAGCCAAACTTATTAAAAGATATGCAGACAACATCTATATTTGCTACGACAGAGATGGGGCAGGAATGAAGGCTACTGACAAAGCTTGTGATATTTTCCTAAATAATGGAGTAGTAGCAAAGGTAATTGTTCTAGAAGAAGGGCTTGACCCAGATGATTTTATTAAAAAATACGGACAAGAAAAGTTCTTAGGAAAAAAGAACCAATCTTTGGATGTCTATAATTACAAATATAATAAAATCTTGGATTTATATAGCAAGGCAAATGAAAATGAAAAGTTTGAGAAGTTGGATTTGTTTATAGAATTTCTTGCAAGTATAGACAAAGACCTAACTAGAGAAATATTTATAAACAACGTATCTACTCTATTTAACATTGACAAAAGTACTTTAAATGAGGCCATAAACAAGTATAGTACTGATACTGGGAATAAAGTTAATTATTCAAATAAAAAGAATAAAATTATTATTCCAGAAAAGAAAAAATCCTTTAATACTATCGAATTAGAAATACTTAGATTAATTTTTAATCAAAAAGATGATTATTTATCTAAGAAAGAGTTTTTTGATCAATATCTAAAAGATGAAAAAGTATTAAACGTTAAAGATTTTATTTTAAATAAAGATGTAAGTAAGTTTGACCAAAATGATGATGATTATAATTACATTTTTGACTATATAAGTGATGATACCAATCCAATACAAATAAGTGAATTGATTGATAAAATAAGGCTTTTTGAAAAAAGACAGAAGTTATTTGAGCTAAAAGCCCATAGAAAAAAAGCCAAGAGGAGTACGAATGAGTAG
- a CDS encoding AraC family transcriptional regulator, with protein MDTFNTNDIDRENDISDLGIKVLDSQKFIFNKNYSSRIQFHPFTYFYFLINDEGKLSIENESIDVRQNDLIIINSNIGHTMYIDGNFENCEVIGFGVESISISSVDKKKNSVNPTNFFHASLADEEKALSTFESIFDEYNSKDLYSRSMANSLASIFIINILRANEDKLAIQHDRKINHQIDYVKSYIDNNYAEDIKLEQLSTMAYMNKFHLISEFKQAYRVTPIEYLILKRIEISKNLLISTNHSMEEISTIVGFNSQSYFNQVFKKKTMQTPSQFRKKHRL; from the coding sequence ATGGATACATTCAATACAAATGATATTGATCGAGAAAATGACATATCAGATCTTGGAATAAAAGTATTAGATAGCCAAAAATTTATTTTTAATAAGAATTATTCTTCAAGAATTCAATTCCATCCATTTACTTATTTTTATTTTCTAATAAATGACGAGGGCAAACTTTCTATTGAAAACGAATCAATAGATGTCAGGCAAAATGACCTAATTATTATTAACTCAAATATTGGTCATACTATGTATATAGATGGAAATTTTGAAAATTGTGAAGTTATTGGTTTTGGTGTGGAATCTATTTCAATCTCTAGTGTGGATAAGAAAAAAAATAGCGTCAATCCAACTAACTTTTTTCATGCAAGTTTAGCTGATGAAGAAAAAGCTTTGTCAACTTTTGAAAGTATATTTGATGAATATAACAGCAAGGATCTATATTCTAGATCTATGGCAAATTCTTTGGCATCTATTTTCATTATCAATATCTTAAGGGCTAACGAGGATAAACTTGCAATCCAACACGATAGGAAAATCAACCATCAAATTGATTATGTGAAGTCATACATAGACAATAACTATGCTGAAGATATTAAGTTAGAACAATTATCTACCATGGCTTACATGAATAAGTTTCATTTGATATCAGAATTTAAACAAGCTTATAGGGTAACCCCTATCGAGTACCTAATACTTAAGAGAATTGAAATATCAAAGAACTTATTGATTTCTACAAATCATTCCATGGAAGAAATATCAACCATAGTTGGTTTTAATTCTCAATCATATTTTAACCAAGTTTTCAAGAAAAAAACTATGCAAACACCTTCACAATTTAGAAAAAAACATAGGCTATAA
- the tuf gene encoding elongation factor Tu, whose protein sequence is MSKQQFERSKPHINIGTIGHVDHGKTTTTAAITQALNKKYGTGEYVDYEHIDKAPEERERGITINTSVVEYETENRHYAHIDAPGHADYVKNMITGAAQMDGAIIVVSAADGPMPQTREHILLARQVGVPKIAVFLNKQDQVDDDELIELVEMEVRDLLNEYEFDGDNCPVVVGSALKSLQEGGEGEWSDKILQLMDEVDNYFDIPERDNDQPFLMPVEDVMTISGRGTVATGRVERGTLKVGDTVEIVGLTEKTSSAVVTGVEMFHKSLEQAESGDNVGILLRGVQRDEISRGQVLAKPDSVHPHTEFEGQVYVLTKDEGGRHTPFFSGYRPQFFFRTTDVTGDIQLEEGVEMVMPGDNATFKISLQKPIALEEGLRFAVREGGRTVASGVVTKVIK, encoded by the coding sequence ATGTCTAAACAACAATTTGAAAGAAGCAAACCACATATTAATATCGGAACAATCGGTCACGTAGACCACGGTAAAACAACAACAACAGCAGCAATCACTCAAGCCCTAAACAAAAAATACGGTACAGGTGAATACGTAGACTACGAACACATCGACAAAGCTCCAGAAGAAAGAGAACGTGGAATCACAATCAACACATCAGTAGTAGAATACGAAACAGAAAACAGACACTACGCACACATCGACGCACCAGGCCACGCTGACTACGTTAAAAACATGATCACAGGAGCAGCACAAATGGACGGTGCAATCATCGTAGTATCTGCAGCAGACGGTCCAATGCCACAAACAAGAGAACACATCCTACTAGCAAGACAAGTAGGCGTACCAAAAATCGCAGTATTCCTAAACAAACAAGACCAAGTAGACGATGACGAACTAATCGAACTAGTAGAAATGGAAGTAAGAGACCTACTAAACGAATACGAATTCGACGGCGACAACTGCCCAGTAGTAGTAGGATCAGCCCTAAAATCCCTACAAGAAGGTGGAGAAGGCGAATGGTCAGACAAAATCCTACAACTAATGGACGAAGTAGACAACTACTTTGACATCCCAGAAAGAGACAACGACCAACCATTCCTAATGCCAGTAGAAGACGTAATGACAATCTCAGGCCGTGGAACAGTAGCAACAGGAAGAGTAGAAAGAGGAACATTAAAAGTAGGCGACACAGTAGAAATCGTAGGCCTAACAGAAAAAACATCAAGCGCAGTAGTAACAGGCGTAGAAATGTTCCACAAATCACTAGAACAAGCAGAATCAGGTGACAACGTAGGAATCCTACTAAGAGGCGTACAAAGAGACGAAATCTCAAGAGGACAAGTACTAGCAAAACCAGACAGCGTACACCCACACACAGAATTCGAAGGTCAAGTATACGTACTAACCAAAGATGAAGGTGGACGTCACACACCATTCTTCAGTGGATACAGACCACAATTCTTCTTCAGAACAACAGACGTAACAGGCGACATCCAACTAGAAGAAGGCGTAGAAATGGTAATGCCAGGAGACAACGCAACATTCAAAATCAGCCTACAAAAACCAATAGCCCTAGAAGAAGGACTAAGATTCGCAGTACGTGAAGGCGGAAGAACAGTAGCATCAGGCGTAGTAACAAAGGTAATTAAATAG